A single genomic interval of Flavobacteriales bacterium harbors:
- a CDS encoding homocysteine S-methyltransferase family protein: MTDLERIAQQRILVLDGAMGTMIQRLGLTEEDFHPPGMEDHTILLKGNNELLSLSRPEAIKKIHEQYLEAGADIVETNTFSATRIAQAEHECGHLVRELNLASARLAREACDAFTKKDPSKPRFVAGAIGPMNKTASLSPDVNDPGYRAVTFDQLVAAYKEQVEALLDGGVDLLLVETIFDTLNAKAAFFAIEEVFEARNTRVPLMCSVTITDASGRTLSGQTIEAFLISMQHVPLFSMGLNCALGAAQMRPYLEVIAEQSPCRVSIYPNAGLPDQMGEYRETPDVTARLVSEFMANGWVNVVGGCCGTTPEHIAALAAEAKRHAPRATPVMA; encoded by the coding sequence ATGACAGACCTCGAACGCATCGCCCAACAACGCATCCTCGTCCTCGACGGCGCCATGGGCACCATGATCCAGCGCCTCGGCCTCACCGAGGAGGACTTCCATCCGCCCGGTATGGAGGACCACACCATCCTGCTGAAAGGCAATAACGAACTGCTCTCGCTCTCGCGCCCCGAAGCGATCAAGAAGATCCATGAGCAATACCTCGAGGCCGGTGCCGACATCGTGGAGACGAACACCTTCAGCGCCACCCGCATCGCGCAGGCCGAGCACGAATGCGGTCACCTGGTGCGCGAGCTTAACCTCGCCTCCGCGCGCCTGGCCCGGGAGGCCTGTGATGCGTTCACCAAGAAGGACCCGAGCAAGCCGCGCTTCGTGGCCGGTGCCATCGGTCCCATGAACAAGACCGCCTCGCTCAGCCCCGATGTGAACGACCCCGGCTACCGCGCCGTCACCTTCGACCAGCTCGTGGCGGCCTACAAGGAACAGGTGGAAGCCCTGCTCGACGGCGGCGTGGACCTGCTGCTGGTGGAGACCATCTTCGACACGCTCAACGCCAAGGCCGCCTTCTTTGCCATCGAGGAGGTCTTTGAAGCACGCAACACACGTGTCCCGCTCATGTGCAGCGTCACCATCACCGATGCCAGCGGGCGCACCCTCAGCGGCCAGACCATCGAGGCCTTCCTCATCAGCATGCAGCATGTGCCGCTCTTCAGCATGGGCCTCAACTGCGCGCTGGGCGCGGCCCAGATGCGGCCCTACCTGGAGGTGATCGCCGAGCAGAGCCCATGCCGCGTGAGCATCTACCCCAACGCCGGCCTGCCCGACCAGATGGGCGAGTACCGCGAAACCCCCGACGTCACCGCACGCCTCGTGAGCGAATTCATGGCCAACGGCTGGGTGAACGTGGTGGGGGGATGTTGCGGAACGACGCCGGAGCATATCGCGGCGCTGGCGGCAGAAGCCAAGCGGCACGCACCACGCGCAACACCGGTAATGGCATGA
- a CDS encoding type II toxin-antitoxin system VapC family toxin, whose protein sequence is MSGESLVLDTNVALFLLRGDRSAADAISGQRVVISFITYMELLSKPGMSRAEAKAVTAFVNEWPMIELDARIMEEAIRIRKTYRLKIPDAIVAATALTQQIPLLTADGDFERIKDEVAVLMYEV, encoded by the coding sequence ATGAGTGGTGAGAGCCTGGTGTTGGACACCAATGTGGCCCTCTTTCTGCTTCGCGGGGACAGGTCCGCCGCCGATGCCATTTCAGGTCAACGGGTGGTCATTTCGTTCATTACCTACATGGAGTTGCTCAGCAAGCCGGGCATGAGCCGAGCAGAGGCCAAGGCCGTGACCGCGTTCGTGAACGAGTGGCCGATGATCGAGCTGGATGCCCGGATCATGGAAGAGGCCATCCGCATACGGAAGACCTACCGCCTGAAGATCCCGGATGCCATCGTGGCCGCCACGGCCCTGACCCAACAGATCCCCCTGCTCACCGCCGATGGCGACTTCGAGCGGATCAAGGACGAGGTGGCGGTGTTGATGTACGAAGTGTAG
- a CDS encoding S9 family peptidase, protein MMHRRTLTIATGLLLALTTTAQQKAPFTYPDMLMLDRIGGLAVDPAGTTAVFNVRATDMEANRGVSTLWMKDLADLKKPEVKVPAGEGGAGDIQWSGDRSGFYFLSARGDGGLTQVWKADALGKAAEPITFLPLDVQAYRVAPDGSGLVVALAVFPECDDAIACTLERMSAQEGGKSTGQVYDRVFMRHWDTWKDGTRNHLYYLSLKDPNAQPVPLMTGFDGDVPSKPFGGNEDFVIGKDGRTVYFSARIAGKKEPWSTNFDLYSVPVTGGTPTNLTASNPAWDASPVISPDGTRLAYKAMKRPGYEADRFQLKVMDLTTGTVTDVAATWDRSVASLAWGRDGKNLLVTADDLGKHRLFRIDLKTNTVTPLSTDGHLDAFVETPKGFVYQKSGLSGPAQLYASAPKAKLIDQGATVLTQVNASLKDKVFGAYEQFSFPGWNNETVYGYVLKPSNYTEGRKYPVAFLIHGGPQGSFGDSWSYRWNPQTYAGQGFAVVMIDFHGSTGYGQAFTDAINEHWGDRPLEDLQKGLAFALGKYPFLDDGNVAALGASYGGYMINWIAGVWNEPFKALVSHCGIFDTRAMGYSTEELWFTDWENGGSVFTKPANYETFNPLLHADQWRVPMLVVHGDKDFRVPLMQGIGSFTACQAKGIESKYLRFPDENHWVLKPQNSMQWHAEVFGWLEKHLK, encoded by the coding sequence ATGATGCACCGTCGAACCCTTACCATCGCCACAGGTCTGCTGTTGGCGCTCACGACCACCGCCCAGCAGAAGGCCCCCTTCACGTATCCCGACATGCTGATGCTCGACCGCATCGGCGGCCTGGCCGTGGATCCCGCGGGCACCACCGCGGTGTTCAATGTGCGCGCCACCGATATGGAGGCGAACCGGGGGGTGAGCACGCTGTGGATGAAGGACCTCGCGGACCTGAAGAAGCCCGAGGTGAAGGTGCCTGCCGGTGAAGGGGGCGCCGGTGACATCCAGTGGTCGGGTGACCGGTCGGGTTTCTACTTCCTGAGCGCCCGCGGGGATGGAGGCCTCACGCAGGTGTGGAAGGCCGACGCCCTTGGCAAGGCGGCCGAGCCGATCACCTTCCTGCCGCTGGATGTGCAGGCCTATCGCGTGGCACCGGATGGCTCCGGCCTGGTGGTGGCCCTGGCCGTGTTCCCGGAATGCGATGACGCCATCGCCTGCACCTTGGAACGCATGAGCGCGCAAGAAGGTGGGAAGAGCACCGGTCAGGTGTACGACCGTGTGTTCATGCGCCATTGGGACACCTGGAAGGACGGCACCCGAAACCACCTCTACTACCTCTCGCTGAAGGATCCGAATGCCCAGCCCGTGCCGCTGATGACCGGCTTCGATGGGGATGTGCCGTCCAAGCCGTTCGGCGGCAACGAGGACTTCGTGATCGGCAAGGATGGCCGCACCGTGTACTTCAGCGCGCGGATCGCGGGGAAGAAGGAGCCGTGGAGCACCAACTTCGACCTCTACAGTGTGCCGGTGACCGGCGGCACCCCGACGAACCTCACCGCGAGCAACCCCGCGTGGGACGCATCGCCTGTGATCTCACCCGACGGCACCAGGCTGGCCTACAAGGCCATGAAGCGCCCGGGCTACGAGGCCGACCGCTTCCAACTGAAGGTGATGGACCTGACCACCGGCACGGTGACCGACGTGGCCGCCACCTGGGACCGGAGCGTCGCCAGCCTGGCCTGGGGCCGCGATGGCAAGAACCTGCTCGTCACCGCCGACGACCTCGGCAAGCACCGCCTCTTCCGGATCGACCTCAAGACCAACACCGTCACGCCCTTGAGCACGGACGGGCACCTGGATGCCTTCGTGGAAACGCCCAAGGGCTTCGTGTACCAGAAGAGCGGGCTTAGCGGTCCGGCACAGCTGTACGCCAGCGCGCCCAAGGCTAAGCTCATCGACCAGGGCGCCACGGTGCTCACGCAGGTGAACGCTTCGCTGAAGGACAAGGTCTTCGGCGCCTATGAGCAGTTCAGCTTCCCCGGCTGGAACAACGAGACCGTGTACGGTTACGTGCTGAAGCCCTCGAACTACACCGAAGGCAGGAAGTACCCCGTGGCCTTCCTCATCCACGGCGGTCCGCAGGGCAGCTTCGGCGACAGTTGGAGCTACCGCTGGAACCCGCAGACCTACGCAGGTCAGGGCTTCGCCGTGGTGATGATCGACTTCCACGGCAGCACCGGCTACGGGCAGGCCTTCACCGACGCCATCAACGAGCACTGGGGCGACCGCCCGCTGGAGGACCTGCAGAAGGGCCTGGCCTTCGCGCTGGGCAAATACCCCTTCCTCGATGACGGCAACGTGGCGGCGCTGGGCGCGAGCTACGGCGGCTACATGATCAACTGGATCGCCGGCGTGTGGAACGAGCCCTTCAAGGCGCTGGTGTCGCACTGCGGCATCTTCGACACACGCGCCATGGGCTACAGCACCGAGGAGCTCTGGTTCACCGACTGGGAGAACGGCGGCAGCGTCTTCACGAAGCCCGCGAACTACGAGACCTTCAACCCGCTGCTGCATGCCGACCAATGGCGCGTGCCCATGCTCGTGGTGCACGGCGACAAGGACTTCCGCGTGCCGCTCATGCAGGGCATCGGCAGCTTCACCGCCTGCCAGGCCAAGGGCATCGAGAGCAAGTACCTCCGCTTCCCCGACGAGAACCACTGGGTGCTGAAGCCGCAGAACTCCATGCAATGGCATGCGGAGGTGTTCGGGTGGTTGGAGAAGCACTTGAAGTAG
- a CDS encoding DUF420 domain-containing protein — MPPREAHPPRSLRLEERPAKRLIWTFSAIVFTAVVVLNRVQVPAPEGLDVHVFARINAVLNSLVSVLLLAGLFTARAGRWTAHRAAMMAAMALSVLFLVSYIVHHLFAGDTAFGGTGAVKLVYYVILFSHIVLAGLSLPFILFTAYRALSAQYPEHRRLAKRVWPVWFYVSVTGVVVYLMISPYY, encoded by the coding sequence ATGCCCCCCCGCGAAGCCCATCCGCCCCGCAGCCTCCGCCTGGAGGAGCGTCCCGCCAAACGCCTCATCTGGACCTTCTCGGCCATCGTCTTCACCGCGGTGGTGGTGCTCAACCGGGTGCAGGTGCCGGCGCCTGAGGGGTTGGACGTGCACGTCTTCGCCCGCATCAACGCGGTGCTCAACAGCCTGGTGAGCGTGCTGCTGCTCGCGGGCCTCTTCACCGCCAGGGCCGGCCGCTGGACCGCCCACCGCGCGGCCATGATGGCGGCGATGGCGCTCAGCGTGCTCTTCCTGGTGAGCTACATCGTCCACCACCTCTTCGCCGGCGACACGGCCTTTGGCGGCACCGGCGCGGTGAAGCTGGTGTACTACGTGATCCTCTTCAGCCACATCGTGCTGGCCGGTCTCAGCCTGCCCTTCATCCTGTTCACGGCCTACCGCGCGCTGTCGGCGCAGTACCCGGAGCACCGCCGCCTGGCCAAACGGGTGTGGCCCGTGTGGTTCTATGTGAGCGTCACCGGCGTGGTGGTGTACCTGATGATCAGCCCGTATTACTGA
- a CDS encoding SCO family protein, with product MRPAPRWKKLAILGGIPLFILLLFLFFAPALGLAKHRYAFLPYYGPKEVNAPGDTTYFTVPPFAFTDQFGRPFSDRDVEGRILVVDFFFTRCTTICPRMTRQMQQLQLKLDDEAFDDVVFLSHTVDPENDTAEVLNAYARRHQADTARWKFLTGPKADLYLLGSEGYFLAAREDVMAPDGFLHSEMFVLVDKDRHIRGYYDGTSTAEVGRLAGDIKMLLKEEKVRRREAAERSS from the coding sequence ATGCGCCCCGCGCCACGCTGGAAGAAGCTCGCCATCCTGGGCGGCATCCCGCTCTTCATCCTGCTCCTGTTCCTGTTCTTCGCACCGGCCCTGGGGCTGGCGAAGCACCGCTACGCCTTTCTGCCCTACTACGGCCCCAAGGAGGTGAACGCCCCCGGCGACACCACCTACTTCACCGTGCCGCCCTTCGCCTTCACCGACCAGTTCGGCCGCCCCTTCAGCGACCGCGATGTGGAGGGCCGCATCCTGGTGGTCGACTTCTTCTTCACCCGCTGCACCACCATCTGCCCGCGCATGACGCGCCAGATGCAGCAGCTGCAGCTCAAGCTCGACGACGAGGCCTTCGATGACGTGGTGTTCCTGAGCCACACCGTGGACCCGGAGAACGACACGGCCGAGGTGCTCAACGCCTACGCCCGCCGCCACCAGGCCGACACCGCCCGCTGGAAGTTCCTCACCGGCCCCAAGGCCGACCTCTACCTGCTGGGCAGCGAAGGCTACTTCCTGGCCGCCCGCGAGGACGTGATGGCCCCGGACGGCTTCCTGCACTCGGAGATGTTCGTGCTGGTGGACAAGGACCGCCACATCCGCGGCTACTACGATGGCACCAGCACGGCCGAGGTGGGCCGCCTGGCGGGCGACATCAAGATGCTGCTGAAGGAGGAGAAGGTGCGCCGGCGCGAAGCCGCCGAGCGCAGCTCGTGA
- a CDS encoding cytochrome C oxidase subunit IV family protein, with product MERDDIIEYSLDAHHGEEEGRRIRRKIWQVTGLLAVVTTIEVAVGAYWKEWFDASAWNTIKLLYVVLTLVKAGYIVAVFMHLGDERRNIRAIILLPYALFILYLLFIAIWESNYVHSLWTQFL from the coding sequence ATGGAGCGCGACGACATCATCGAGTACAGCCTGGACGCCCACCATGGTGAGGAGGAGGGCCGCAGGATCCGCCGCAAGATCTGGCAGGTGACCGGCCTGCTGGCCGTGGTCACCACCATCGAGGTGGCCGTGGGCGCCTACTGGAAGGAGTGGTTCGACGCCTCGGCGTGGAACACCATCAAGCTGCTGTACGTGGTCCTCACACTGGTGAAGGCGGGCTACATCGTGGCCGTGTTCATGCACCTGGGCGATGAGCGCCGCAACATCCGCGCGATCATCCTGCTGCCCTACGCGCTCTTCATCCTGTACCTGCTCTTCATCGCCATCTGGGAGTCGAACTATGTCCACAGCCTGTGGACGCAGTTCCTCTGA
- a CDS encoding cytochrome c oxidase subunit 3, whose protein sequence is MAGEATKALSNDVLWGGGRSPFSISYGKMMMWFFLVSDALTFSGLLVAYGFARHATTDTWPIGEEVFRALPFLHGDYPLIYVALMTAILIFSSVTMVLAVEAGHRMDKKGVIKWLFLTVIGGAFFVGSQAWEWSHFIHGGGGYITTADGARYWVHNDTHDTHDPANAPGFHLVKALPGHYLKPAEGDHAHVEGAEALALWNERVAYIDGANMVRNEYGPPQYANFFFFITGFHGFHVFSGVVINLIVLLMVMRGVFHRRGHYEMVEKAGLYWHFVDLVWVFVFTFFYLL, encoded by the coding sequence ATGGCAGGAGAAGCGACCAAGGCACTGAGCAACGACGTCCTCTGGGGCGGCGGGCGCTCCCCGTTCAGCATCAGCTACGGGAAGATGATGATGTGGTTCTTCCTGGTGTCCGACGCCCTCACCTTCTCCGGCCTGCTGGTGGCCTATGGCTTCGCCCGCCACGCCACCACGGACACCTGGCCCATCGGCGAGGAGGTGTTCCGCGCCCTGCCCTTCCTCCACGGCGACTACCCGCTGATCTACGTGGCCCTGATGACGGCCATCCTCATCTTCAGTTCCGTCACCATGGTGCTGGCCGTGGAGGCCGGGCACCGGATGGACAAGAAGGGCGTCATCAAGTGGCTCTTCCTCACGGTGATCGGCGGCGCCTTCTTCGTGGGCAGCCAGGCCTGGGAGTGGAGCCACTTCATCCATGGCGGCGGCGGCTACATCACCACGGCCGACGGCGCCAGATACTGGGTGCACAACGACACGCACGATACGCACGACCCGGCCAATGCCCCGGGCTTCCACCTGGTGAAGGCGCTGCCCGGCCACTACCTCAAGCCCGCCGAGGGCGACCATGCCCATGTGGAGGGCGCCGAGGCCCTGGCCCTCTGGAACGAGCGCGTGGCCTACATCGACGGGGCCAACATGGTGCGCAACGAGTACGGCCCCCCCCAGTACGCCAACTTCTTCTTCTTCATCACCGGCTTCCACGGCTTCCACGTCTTCAGCGGCGTGGTCATCAACCTCATCGTGCTGCTGATGGTGATGCGGGGCGTCTTCCACCGCCGCGGCCACTACGAGATGGTCGAGAAGGCCGGCCTGTACTGGCACTTCGTGGACCTGGTGTGGGTGTTCGTGTTCACCTTCTTCTACCTCCTCTGA
- a CDS encoding cytochrome c oxidase subunit 3 yields MTTFTYSPAIEDLPRKLKARKLLTWLLLFAIVMFFAGLTSAYVVSMSGGYWVDIRLPDAFLVSTGCIAVSSLFIQMALTRVRRGEMGGVPLLIAFTLAFGIGFTVSQFQGWGQLVDKGNFVVGKVLQNTGTYGQDWTIRHQGQELVLEDGKFYMPDDTQRRTALNADLDEQKNTASSYIYALTAAHLAHLGLGLVSLVVMLVLAARGAYTQADHAGLWAGTMYWHFLGILWVYLFLFLTFVH; encoded by the coding sequence ATGACCACCTTCACCTACTCCCCGGCCATCGAGGACCTTCCGCGCAAGCTCAAGGCCCGCAAGCTCCTCACCTGGCTTCTGCTCTTCGCCATCGTGATGTTCTTCGCGGGGCTCACCAGCGCCTACGTGGTGAGCATGAGCGGAGGCTACTGGGTGGACATCCGCCTGCCCGATGCCTTCCTGGTGAGCACCGGGTGCATCGCTGTCAGCAGCCTCTTCATCCAGATGGCCCTGACGCGGGTCCGCCGCGGCGAGATGGGCGGCGTGCCGCTCCTGATCGCCTTCACGCTGGCCTTCGGCATCGGCTTCACCGTCAGCCAGTTCCAAGGTTGGGGCCAGCTGGTGGACAAGGGCAACTTCGTGGTGGGCAAGGTGCTCCAGAACACCGGCACCTACGGCCAGGACTGGACGATCCGCCATCAGGGCCAGGAACTGGTGCTGGAGGATGGCAAGTTCTACATGCCGGACGACACCCAGCGCCGGACCGCATTGAACGCCGATCTGGATGAGCAGAAGAACACGGCCAGCTCCTACATCTACGCCCTCACGGCCGCCCACCTGGCCCACCTGGGCCTGGGTCTGGTGAGCCTTGTGGTGATGCTCGTGCTGGCCGCCCGCGGCGCCTACACCCAGGCCGACCACGCCGGTTTGTGGGCCGGTACCATGTACTGGCACTTCCTGGGCATCCTGTGGGTCTACCTCTTTTTGTTCTTGACCTTCGTTCACTAG
- the cyoE gene encoding protoheme IX farnesyltransferase, giving the protein MGLLRDAAALFKLRLASLVVFSAGLGYWMGSPAGALDVGGLLLLLLAGTLVTGASNAFNQVWELNTDALMQRTAERPLVRGSMSVTTALVLATAAGIAGLWMLWAAFGVLTAILGLLSLFMYVALYTPMKRLSPWAVFVGAFPGAFPPMLGHVAATGQFGLTPGLLFAGQFMWQFPHFWAIAWVLHDDYARAGFRLLPSGERDRSSAFLILLYTLFVIPVGMLPWVFDRVGTVAPVVAIVAGLVMLVPAWKLYRTGDTRQARRLMFASFLYLPAVQLAYVLDRS; this is encoded by the coding sequence GTGGGCCTGTTGCGCGACGCGGCCGCCTTGTTCAAACTGCGCCTGGCCAGCCTGGTGGTCTTCTCCGCCGGTCTCGGCTATTGGATGGGCAGCCCGGCCGGCGCGCTCGACGTGGGCGGCCTGCTGCTGCTGCTGCTCGCCGGCACCCTGGTCACCGGGGCCAGCAACGCCTTCAACCAGGTGTGGGAGCTGAACACCGACGCGCTGATGCAGCGCACCGCCGAACGGCCCCTGGTGCGCGGCAGCATGAGCGTGACCACCGCCCTGGTGCTGGCCACTGCGGCGGGCATCGCCGGCCTGTGGATGCTGTGGGCGGCCTTCGGGGTGCTCACCGCCATCCTCGGGCTGCTGAGCCTCTTCATGTACGTGGCCCTCTACACCCCGATGAAGCGCCTCAGCCCCTGGGCCGTGTTCGTGGGGGCCTTCCCCGGTGCCTTTCCGCCCATGCTCGGCCATGTGGCCGCCACCGGCCAGTTCGGGCTCACCCCCGGCCTGCTCTTCGCCGGCCAGTTCATGTGGCAGTTCCCCCACTTCTGGGCCATCGCCTGGGTGCTGCACGACGATTACGCCCGCGCCGGCTTCCGCCTGTTGCCCAGCGGGGAGCGTGACCGGTCCAGCGCCTTCCTGATCCTTTTGTACACCTTGTTCGTTATCCCCGTCGGCATGCTGCCCTGGGTGTTCGATCGTGTGGGGACCGTGGCGCCGGTCGTGGCCATCGTGGCCGGCCTGGTGATGCTGGTGCCCGCCTGGAAGCTCTACCGCACCGGCGACACGCGCCAGGCCCGACGCCTGATGTTCGCCAGCTTCCTCTACCTCCCGGCGGTGCAGCTCGCCTACGTGCTGGACCGCTCATGA
- a CDS encoding undecaprenyl/decaprenyl-phosphate alpha-N-acetylglucosaminyl 1-phosphate transferase, producing MKEHGYILILGAVTAFIVVLFTMPSLIKVARLKHLVDEPGDARKVHHRSVPTIGGIIIFAAVIFSYALWFPQAALIGEDGEGYKALYQAMGQAYKDFKFVLAAMVLLFFIGVKDDIIGFSPVKKLVGHMIVGYILVITADIRITDMHGLFGVYELPTAMSIALSFFTYVVLVNAFNLIDGVDGLAGGIGLIAATVYGVWLYMAGDIALSLLAFVLAGALVGFLVFNFHPARIFMGDSGSLIIGAIIAVLAMKVVDHDTSRLPLPLRQIPTPIFTMAVIAYPLVDTLRIFIVRTARGVSPLAADRNHIHHRLMDMGLGHRRTTFALYAYALTIIGLSLLTRKWHPNVGLMVLGSTAVVLALLPFALPQRRATP from the coding sequence ATGAAGGAGCACGGCTACATCCTGATCCTCGGCGCGGTGACGGCCTTCATCGTGGTGCTCTTCACCATGCCCAGCCTCATCAAGGTGGCCCGGCTGAAGCACCTGGTGGACGAGCCCGGCGATGCGCGCAAGGTGCACCACCGCAGCGTGCCCACCATCGGCGGCATCATCATCTTCGCCGCCGTCATCTTCTCCTATGCCCTCTGGTTCCCTCAGGCCGCCCTGATCGGCGAGGACGGTGAGGGCTACAAGGCCCTCTACCAGGCCATGGGGCAGGCCTACAAGGACTTCAAGTTCGTGCTGGCGGCCATGGTGCTGCTCTTCTTCATCGGCGTCAAGGACGACATCATCGGCTTCAGCCCCGTGAAGAAGCTGGTGGGCCACATGATCGTGGGCTACATCCTGGTGATCACCGCCGACATCCGCATCACCGACATGCACGGCCTGTTCGGCGTGTACGAGCTGCCCACGGCGATGAGCATCGCGCTGAGCTTCTTCACCTACGTGGTGCTGGTGAACGCCTTCAACCTGATCGACGGGGTGGACGGCCTGGCGGGCGGCATCGGCCTCATCGCCGCCACGGTCTACGGTGTGTGGCTGTACATGGCCGGTGACATCGCCCTGAGCCTGCTGGCCTTCGTGCTGGCCGGCGCGCTGGTGGGCTTCCTGGTGTTCAACTTCCACCCGGCGCGCATCTTCATGGGCGACAGTGGCTCGCTGATCATCGGCGCCATCATCGCCGTGCTGGCCATGAAGGTGGTGGACCACGACACCAGCCGCCTGCCGCTGCCGCTGCGGCAGATCCCCACGCCCATCTTCACCATGGCCGTCATCGCCTACCCGCTGGTGGACACGCTGCGCATCTTCATCGTGCGCACCGCCCGCGGGGTGTCGCCCCTGGCCGCCGACCGCAACCACATCCACCACCGCCTGATGGACATGGGCCTGGGCCACCGCCGCACCACGTTCGCCCTCTACGCCTACGCCCTCACCATCATCGGGCTCAGCCTGCTCACCCGCAAGTGGCACCCCAATGTGGGCCTGATGGTGCTGGGCAGCACGGCCGTGGTGCTCGCGCTGCTGCCCTTCGCCCTGCCACAGCGGCGCGCCACGCCATGA
- a CDS encoding GDP-L-fucose synthase, which yields MNKQDKIYVAGHRGMVGSAIVRKLQAEGHTNIVVRTSKELDLKEQQAVRDFFAQEKPAYVYLAAAKVGGIHANNVYRAQFLYENLMIESNIIHSAYEHGVKKLLFLGSSCIYPKMAPQPLKEESLLTGLLEQTNEPYAIAKIAGIKLAESYRRQYGCNYISAMPTNLYGPNDNYDLNNSHVLPALIRKFHTAKVTVAPSVEVWGTGSPMREFLHVDDLADACYFLMKNYDEELFLNIGTGEDLTIKALAEMIKEIVGYTGELKWNTEKPDGTPRKLMDVGRLHNLGWKHRIGLREGITAVYAEFAKSELAKV from the coding sequence ATGAACAAGCAAGACAAGATCTACGTGGCCGGCCACCGCGGCATGGTGGGCAGCGCCATCGTGCGCAAGCTGCAGGCCGAGGGCCACACCAACATCGTGGTGCGCACCAGCAAGGAGCTCGACCTGAAGGAGCAGCAGGCCGTGCGCGACTTCTTCGCCCAGGAGAAACCCGCGTACGTGTACCTCGCCGCGGCCAAGGTGGGAGGCATCCACGCCAACAACGTGTACCGCGCCCAGTTCCTGTACGAGAACCTGATGATCGAGAGCAACATCATCCACTCGGCCTACGAGCACGGGGTGAAGAAGCTGCTCTTCCTGGGCTCCTCGTGCATCTATCCGAAGATGGCGCCCCAGCCGCTTAAGGAGGAGAGCCTGCTCACCGGCCTGCTGGAGCAGACCAACGAGCCCTACGCCATCGCCAAGATCGCAGGCATCAAGCTGGCCGAGAGCTACCGCCGCCAGTACGGGTGCAACTACATCAGTGCGATGCCCACGAACCTCTATGGGCCCAACGACAACTACGACCTCAACAACAGCCACGTGCTGCCGGCGCTCATCCGCAAGTTCCACACCGCCAAGGTGACGGTCGCGCCGAGCGTGGAGGTGTGGGGCACGGGTTCGCCCATGCGCGAGTTCCTCCATGTGGACGACCTCGCCGATGCCTGCTACTTCCTCATGAAGAACTACGACGAGGAGCTCTTCCTGAACATCGGCACGGGCGAGGACCTCACCATCAAGGCCCTGGCCGAAATGATCAAGGAGATCGTGGGCTACACCGGTGAACTGAAGTGGAACACCGAGAAGCCCGATGGCACCCCGCGCAAGCTGATGGACGTGGGCCGCCTGCACAACCTGGGGTGGAAGCACCGCATCGGGCTGCGCGAGGGCATCACCGCCGTGTACGCCGAGTTCGCCAAGAGCGAGCTGGCGAAGGTGTGA